In Zhaonella formicivorans, one DNA window encodes the following:
- a CDS encoding pyridoxal-phosphate-dependent aminotransferase family protein, whose translation MHEILIMTPGPTYVSERVRQALARPITNPDLDPDFYEFYKETARQLQKLLATKNDVLILNGEGILGLEAACASLIEPGDRVLCLENGIFGRGFGDFVKMYGGEAVYFTRDYRQPISPEELQEFLEQDSDFKFATVVHCETPSGLVNPVRELCPVLKKFGILTVVDSVSAIGGEPLLVDQWKIDIALGGSQKCLSAPPGLTFLSISADAWKAVLNRKKPIAAFYCNLALWKKWYEEKWFPYTQPISDIYGLREAVDLLLQDESRLERHRVLGEAVRGALLAAGLKLYPVEGFANTVSAVQVPEGVKVETILEAMLKKHRIMLAGAFDVLAGKVFRIGHMGENCREDKLYLTMKALDQVLRELGVSLSASLPLEFIARAGK comes from the coding sequence ATGCATGAAATATTAATTATGACGCCGGGGCCAACCTACGTAAGCGAACGGGTAAGGCAAGCCCTGGCCAGACCAATTACCAATCCAGACCTGGACCCGGACTTTTACGAGTTTTATAAAGAAACTGCCAGGCAGTTGCAGAAGCTTTTGGCAACTAAAAACGATGTGCTGATTTTAAACGGTGAAGGAATCCTAGGTCTGGAAGCGGCTTGCGCCTCTTTAATCGAGCCGGGTGACAGGGTGCTTTGCCTGGAGAACGGCATTTTCGGCAGAGGTTTTGGTGACTTTGTAAAAATGTACGGCGGGGAAGCTGTCTATTTCACCAGGGACTACAGACAACCAATCAGCCCAGAGGAGCTGCAGGAATTTCTAGAGCAGGACAGCGACTTTAAGTTTGCCACCGTTGTCCACTGTGAAACCCCTTCGGGCCTTGTGAACCCAGTCCGGGAACTATGTCCCGTGCTGAAGAAATTCGGCATCCTCACAGTGGTAGATTCTGTTTCCGCCATCGGTGGAGAGCCTCTCCTGGTTGACCAGTGGAAAATCGATATTGCCCTGGGAGGATCGCAAAAATGCTTATCAGCACCGCCGGGGCTAACTTTTCTAAGCATCAGCGCCGATGCCTGGAAAGCTGTTTTAAACCGGAAAAAGCCTATTGCTGCTTTTTACTGCAATCTGGCCCTGTGGAAAAAATGGTATGAGGAAAAGTGGTTTCCCTATACCCAGCCCATCAGTGACATTTACGGGCTGCGGGAGGCGGTGGACCTGTTGCTGCAAGACGAAAGCAGGCTTGAAAGGCACCGGGTCTTAGGGGAAGCGGTACGGGGCGCTTTGCTGGCCGCCGGACTTAAGCTTTACCCTGTAGAGGGTTTTGCCAATACCGTGAGCGCAGTACAGGTGCCGGAGGGGGTTAAAGTTGAAACTATCTTGGAGGCAATGCTGAAAAAACACCGCATCATGCTGGCGGGAGCATTTGATGTGTTGGCCGGCAAGGTTTTCCGCATCGGTCACATGGGCGAGAACTGCCGCGAGGATAAGCTCTACTTGACCATGAAAGCTTTGGACCAGGTCTTGCGGGAGTTGGGAGTCAGCCTCAGTGCAAGCTTACCCCTGGAATTTATAGCCCGGGCAGGTAAATGA
- a CDS encoding divergent PAP2 family protein, translating into MPIIATSLIAWLIAQSLKFLITLLRFKKIDFRKFISPGGMPSAHSALVSSLTLKVGLMEGFGSTLFAICLVFSLIVMYDAAGVRHAAGKQAQILNRLVEDYYKSHTISEKRLKELLGHTPIEVFGGMLLGIIIALLL; encoded by the coding sequence ATGCCGATCATTGCCACCTCCCTAATTGCTTGGCTGATTGCCCAAAGTTTGAAGTTTTTAATCACTTTGCTGCGCTTTAAAAAAATTGATTTTCGCAAGTTCATTTCGCCCGGCGGAATGCCCAGCGCCCATTCGGCCCTTGTTTCCAGTTTGACCCTTAAAGTGGGTTTAATGGAGGGGTTTGGTTCCACGCTCTTTGCCATTTGCCTGGTCTTTTCTTTGATCGTGATGTATGACGCTGCCGGTGTGCGGCATGCGGCAGGCAAACAGGCGCAAATTTTAAACCGTCTGGTAGAAGACTATTATAAAAGCCATACTATTTCCGAGAAGAGATTGAAAGAACTCCTCGGCCATACACCTATTGAGGTGTTTGGCGGCATGCTTTTGGGTATAATCATAGCTTTGCTGCTTTAA
- the trmB gene encoding tRNA (guanosine(46)-N7)-methyltransferase TrmB: MRLRKKPGTVEKLLEHKGLVLDDPFINFGKWKEYWGNSNPIHVELGTGKGQFITTLARRCPNLNLIGVEKVEEVLLKAARKAKELQLPNLALLWVDVRELDKIFAPGEVDRLYINFCDPWPRRRHAKRRLTHTRFLQIYAKILKQDGEIHFKTDNEELFEFSLNEFSENGWKLKNICLDVAKRGPEDNITTEYEEKFQELGSPIYRCEAVKMSQGTVL; this comes from the coding sequence ATGAGGTTAAGAAAGAAACCAGGAACTGTTGAAAAGCTGCTGGAGCATAAAGGATTGGTTTTGGATGATCCTTTTATAAATTTCGGCAAATGGAAAGAATATTGGGGTAATTCTAATCCTATTCACGTAGAGTTAGGGACGGGAAAAGGCCAATTTATCACAACCTTGGCCCGGCGCTGCCCCAATCTAAACTTGATTGGCGTAGAAAAAGTAGAAGAGGTGCTTTTGAAAGCAGCCAGAAAAGCTAAGGAGTTGCAGCTCCCAAACCTGGCATTGCTGTGGGTTGATGTCCGGGAGCTGGACAAAATCTTCGCCCCTGGTGAGGTGGACCGCCTTTATATTAATTTCTGTGACCCGTGGCCGAGGCGGCGTCACGCCAAGCGGCGGCTTACCCATACCAGGTTTTTGCAGATTTACGCCAAGATTTTAAAGCAGGACGGAGAAATCCATTTCAAAACCGACAATGAAGAGCTTTTTGAATTCTCTTTGAACGAGTTCAGTGAAAACGGCTGGAAATTAAAAAATATTTGTCTGGATGTAGCCAAGCGGGGTCCTGAGGACAACATCACCACGGAGTACGAGGAAAAATTCCAAGAACTGGGCTCGCCCATCTACCGCTGCGAAGCCGTCAAAATGAGTCAGGGGACGGTTCTCTGA
- a CDS encoding H-type small acid-soluble spore protein yields MDFARAQEILNSPETFEVLYQGLPVWIEYLNSANQTALVTSDFLPGGSSTVPVEQLVEEGKAMLH; encoded by the coding sequence ATGGACTTCGCCCGTGCCCAAGAGATTTTAAATTCCCCGGAGACTTTTGAAGTTTTGTACCAAGGCTTGCCGGTCTGGATTGAATACTTAAATTCGGCAAATCAAACAGCCCTTGTCACTTCTGACTTTTTGCCCGGCGGCAGTTCCACCGTGCCCGTGGAGCAGTTGGTGGAGGAGGGCAAAGCTATGCTGCACTGA